The DNA region GTCGACCAGGACGGCGGCGCGTTTCGCGATTTCGTGATGCGCTACCTCGCCGTGAACCAGCGCAACGATTCGCCGAAATACCTGTTCGGCGAATCGTATGGCACGCCGCGCACCGACGTGCTCGCGAACCTGCTCGAGACGGCCGGCGTGAAGCTCGCCGGCATCGTGCTGCAGTCGTCGATCCTGAACTACAACGCGAACTGCGACATGGCGAGCGACTACATCGGCAACTCGAACAACGGGTCGAGCCCGGTGAGCTGCGCGGGGTTCGTGCCGTCCTACGGCACCGTCGGCGCGTACTACCAGCTCGACAATCCGAATCCGTCGAGCCTGCCGCAGTATGCGGACCAGATGCGGCTGCTGACGGCCGGCAGCTACGCGCCTGCCGTGAACGCGTATCTCGCGAGCCACACGCCGCCTCCGCCGACGCTCGTCACGACGATGGTGAATTCGACCGGCGTGAAGCAGTCGCTGTGGAATGCGGACTTCAACGTGGTCCCGACGTTCTTCGACAACAGCTTCCAGGTGGCGCTGATCCCGGGCACGCTGATCGGCCGCTACGACGCACGCGTGAACGTGCCGTCGTCGAGCCCGCTCGCGGCCGACGGCGACCCGTCGAGCACGTTCATCACGAAGCCGTTCACCGACACGATCGGCAGCTACCTGCCGAACGTGCTGAAGTACAGCGCGCAGTCCGCGTATTCGCTGAGCAGCAACGCGATCAACACGTGGGACTGGTCGCACGACGGCCTCGCGATGCCCGACACGATCCCCGATCTCGCCGCGGCGCTGACGCTCAATCCGTCGCTGAAGGTGCTGTCGCTGAACGGGTATCACGACATCGCGACGCCGTTCTACCAGACCGAGCTGGACCTCGCGCGGCTCGGGTCGCAACCGAACCTGACGATCAAGGACTATCAGGGTGGACACATGGTCTATCTCGACGATACGTCGCGTCCGCAGGAGAAGGCCGACCTCGTGACCTTCTACAACGCGGCCGCGCATTGATGCGATGGGCGGGCCCGGCGACGCGCGCCCGTGGTGGCGCCGTTGGCCGGCCGTCGACGACCTCATTCCAGACTGGAGCCTGACATGAAGAAACGTTTCATC from Burkholderia ambifaria AMMD includes:
- a CDS encoding S10 family peptidase; the encoded protein is MPASKAKLLLGVVFSSLILTACNDDVTSSAATGAANSADPAAQVDRPYNDPNSYSSSATASLDASAAVEKAAVTHHQITLNGHTIRYTATAGHLVARNPQTGAPEASFFYIAYTADNQPAAKRPVTFLYNGGPGSASVWLHLGSFGPKRIQTGDPNANTSTFPFVDNAESLLDTTDLVFVDAIGTGFSEAIAPNTNQTFWGVDQDGGAFRDFVMRYLAVNQRNDSPKYLFGESYGTPRTDVLANLLETAGVKLAGIVLQSSILNYNANCDMASDYIGNSNNGSSPVSCAGFVPSYGTVGAYYQLDNPNPSSLPQYADQMRLLTAGSYAPAVNAYLASHTPPPPTLVTTMVNSTGVKQSLWNADFNVVPTFFDNSFQVALIPGTLIGRYDARVNVPSSSPLAADGDPSSTFITKPFTDTIGSYLPNVLKYSAQSAYSLSSNAINTWDWSHDGLAMPDTIPDLAAALTLNPSLKVLSLNGYHDIATPFYQTELDLARLGSQPNLTIKDYQGGHMVYLDDTSRPQEKADLVTFYNAAAH